A single region of the Alkalidesulfovibrio alkalitolerans DSM 16529 genome encodes:
- a CDS encoding UvrD-helicase domain-containing protein — MNGTDNTRLLRIRASAGSGKTHALTARFLALLAQADGSARPLACAGASPRVHAWPEILAVTFTNKAATEMKERIVRELKLRALGDATGAAGKAWSEAEARACLDRILARYQSLGVRTIDSLVCMLARVFALRLGLPPDFTVVFDMEELFTPVFEDFVAECDGEDAHGAALLEQAASTLLEHERKDGFQLRATLLGRLLDMVELFRFSPPNLEYDQAALADLLRPAYDAFRQALEDLRASVEQGGLELHANFIRALDKCAAVQLFDGPPKSTYFDKPSLAGCVLKASKPKVTHEHEDIFLRFADAEALYRQEHALIAGAYALAPCVALAARLGEALAERAAAKGSLPLATVYDLVGDLLRTEGAVSGAYCRLGARLTHLCLDEFQDTSREQWRTLDPLALEALSKGGSLFCVGDAKQAIYGWRGGDATLFDEVGSKRLAAPAGGVHDESLPYNWRSRREIIDFNNAFFSALADPQTAEALADLVFAKAPADARDAFSQATARTFADCTQSQPPSRPKPGGVVHLERLPEDGDEEDGETGGPLRSALITIVEDAAARRGPGDVAVLVRSNDQAALVSDWLMARGLPVITENSLHLNRHPTVRQIASFLAFLDYPLDDAAFAAFISGSLFLAESGFDAQRIHDLFATRGRDPLYIAFRTAFPRAWEILIEPFFRKSGLVRPYDMAAEVAAAFRAAEREPGSELFVRRFLEIVHLAEENGAGSLAAFLEFWAEHGEEEKAPLPGNVEAVRVMTIHKAKGLQFPVVVVPFHDFSAARVDTPHEVVSVRNSTFLAPIRSAAVGEHHWKVRDRMARESLNLLYVAWTRAEEELYGFLPPEAEAVSSPGLAAIQVVLGDDLAGGVMTRGQRPVATRPYAAAPMPAPRSLPARDEPTELMAWLPRLRVYRHAVHGAADAEAAKRGEAAHRAMELLALGLDPAAAAARAVNEFLPGPHAPGARERAVGEIAEMTAWAGELPELREAIARGRREAALIDERGATHRVDLLHADASGTLVVEYKTGGAAPAHPVQVRRYLALCAAMPELPRPLRGLLVYLDERRIASVALEAS, encoded by the coding sequence ATGAACGGCACAGACAACACGCGCCTTCTGCGCATCCGCGCCTCGGCTGGCTCGGGCAAGACCCACGCCCTGACCGCGCGCTTTTTGGCCCTGCTAGCGCAGGCGGACGGCTCCGCGCGCCCTTTGGCATGCGCGGGCGCATCGCCGCGCGTCCATGCCTGGCCCGAGATCCTGGCCGTGACCTTCACCAACAAGGCCGCCACGGAGATGAAGGAGCGCATCGTGCGCGAACTCAAGCTCCGGGCCCTGGGCGACGCCACGGGCGCGGCCGGAAAGGCCTGGAGCGAAGCCGAGGCCAGGGCTTGCCTGGACCGCATCCTGGCGCGCTACCAGAGCCTTGGCGTGCGCACCATCGATAGTCTGGTCTGCATGCTGGCCCGGGTTTTCGCGCTCAGGCTCGGCCTGCCGCCCGATTTCACCGTGGTCTTCGACATGGAGGAGTTGTTCACGCCCGTGTTCGAGGATTTCGTGGCCGAATGCGACGGCGAAGACGCGCATGGGGCCGCGCTTCTCGAACAAGCCGCGAGCACCCTGCTCGAACACGAGAGGAAGGACGGCTTCCAACTGCGCGCCACGCTCCTTGGGCGTCTGCTCGACATGGTCGAGCTCTTCCGCTTCAGCCCTCCGAACCTGGAATACGACCAGGCCGCGCTGGCCGACCTCCTGCGTCCCGCCTATGACGCCTTCCGGCAGGCCTTGGAAGACCTGCGCGCCAGCGTGGAGCAAGGCGGCCTCGAACTGCACGCCAATTTCATCAGGGCGCTCGACAAGTGCGCCGCCGTCCAACTCTTCGACGGTCCTCCCAAATCCACTTACTTCGACAAGCCCTCGCTGGCCGGATGCGTCCTCAAGGCATCCAAGCCCAAGGTGACGCACGAGCACGAAGACATCTTCCTGCGTTTCGCCGATGCCGAGGCCCTTTATCGTCAGGAACATGCCTTGATCGCGGGAGCGTACGCCCTGGCGCCGTGCGTGGCCCTGGCCGCGCGCCTCGGCGAGGCCCTGGCCGAACGCGCGGCAGCCAAGGGAAGCCTCCCCCTGGCCACCGTCTATGACCTGGTCGGTGATCTGCTACGCACGGAAGGGGCCGTAAGCGGGGCTTACTGCCGCCTGGGCGCGCGGCTGACCCACCTGTGCCTGGACGAGTTCCAGGACACCAGCCGCGAACAATGGCGCACGCTCGACCCCCTGGCTTTGGAGGCGCTGTCCAAGGGCGGCAGCCTCTTTTGCGTTGGCGACGCTAAACAGGCCATCTACGGCTGGCGCGGGGGCGACGCGACCCTTTTCGACGAGGTCGGCTCAAAGCGTCTGGCTGCGCCAGCAGGCGGCGTCCACGACGAATCCCTGCCCTACAACTGGCGCTCGCGCCGCGAAATCATCGACTTCAACAACGCCTTCTTCAGCGCCCTGGCCGACCCGCAAACGGCCGAAGCCCTGGCCGACCTCGTCTTCGCCAAGGCCCCGGCCGACGCCCGCGATGCCTTCTCCCAGGCCACGGCGCGCACCTTCGCGGATTGCACGCAGTCGCAGCCCCCAAGCCGCCCCAAGCCTGGCGGCGTGGTCCATCTGGAGCGCCTACCCGAAGACGGCGACGAGGAGGACGGAGAGACCGGCGGGCCGCTTCGTTCCGCGCTGATCACGATCGTGGAGGACGCGGCCGCACGGCGCGGCCCCGGCGACGTGGCCGTTCTGGTGCGCTCCAACGATCAGGCCGCGCTCGTCAGCGACTGGCTCATGGCGCGCGGCCTACCCGTCATCACGGAAAACAGCCTGCACCTGAACCGGCATCCCACGGTCCGCCAGATCGCCTCCTTTCTCGCCTTCCTGGATTACCCCCTGGACGACGCGGCCTTCGCGGCCTTCATCTCGGGCAGCCTCTTCCTGGCTGAAAGCGGCTTTGACGCGCAGCGCATCCACGACCTCTTCGCCACACGCGGCCGCGATCCGCTCTACATCGCCTTTCGCACGGCCTTCCCCCGCGCCTGGGAAATCCTGATCGAGCCATTCTTCCGCAAATCCGGCCTCGTCCGCCCCTACGACATGGCCGCCGAGGTCGCGGCCGCATTCCGCGCGGCCGAGCGCGAACCTGGCAGCGAACTTTTCGTGCGCCGCTTCCTGGAAATCGTCCATCTCGCCGAGGAGAACGGCGCGGGTTCTCTGGCGGCCTTTCTCGAATTCTGGGCCGAGCATGGCGAGGAGGAGAAGGCGCCGCTGCCCGGAAACGTCGAAGCCGTGCGCGTGATGACCATCCACAAGGCCAAGGGGCTGCAATTCCCCGTGGTCGTGGTTCCGTTCCACGATTTCAGCGCCGCGCGCGTGGATACCCCGCACGAGGTCGTCTCCGTGCGCAATTCCACCTTCCTGGCTCCCATTCGCAGCGCGGCCGTGGGCGAACACCACTGGAAGGTGCGCGACCGCATGGCGCGCGAAAGCCTGAATCTGCTCTACGTGGCCTGGACCAGGGCCGAGGAGGAGCTTTACGGCTTCCTCCCGCCCGAGGCCGAGGCCGTCTCATCGCCCGGGCTCGCGGCCATCCAGGTCGTACTCGGGGACGATCTGGCAGGCGGCGTCATGACGCGCGGCCAGCGACCCGTGGCGACAAGACCCTATGCCGCCGCGCCCATGCCCGCGCCCCGCTCCCTGCCCGCGCGCGACGAGCCGACGGAACTCATGGCCTGGCTGCCGCGCCTTCGGGTATACCGCCACGCCGTGCACGGAGCGGCGGACGCCGAGGCCGCAAAGCGGGGCGAAGCCGCACACCGGGCCATGGAGTTGCTCGCCTTAGGCCTTGATCCGGCTGCGGCCGCCGCGCGGGCCGTGAACGAATTTCTGCCCGGTCCGCATGCGCCCGGCGCACGGGAGCGAGCAGTGGGCGAGATCGCGGAGATGACCGCCTGGGCCGGGGAATTGCCGGAGCTTCGGGAGGCCATCGCCCGTGGCAGGCGCGAGGCCGCGCTCATCGATGAGCGTGGCGCGACCCATCGCGTGGATCTTCTGCATGCGGACGCCTCGGGCACCTTGGTCGTCGAATACAAGACCGGCGGAGCGGCCCCGGCGCATCCGGTCCAGGTGCGGCGCTACCTTGCCCTGTGCGCGGCCATGCCGGAACTGCCCCGCCCCCTGCGCGGGCTGCTGGTCTACCTCGACGAGCGCCGCATCGCGTCCGTGGCCCTGGAGGCCTCATGA
- a CDS encoding DMT family transporter yields the protein MALSGYLRILAAASLWGLIGPVARIALAEGMPPLEVAFWRTASGWLFFAIQAVLAGQTRIAGCDLPFVLAFGVMGIAGLFGTYAVAVNEGGAALASVLLYTAPAWVALMSRMIFGEIMTTAKLAALFMTMAGVSAVCLGPSMDQAAIGPLAVVFGLASGFCYALYYIFGKHFLGRYTTPALFLYAMPVGALVLLPAVTFTAWPLTVWLAVLTLGLCSTWLAYSVYYSGLRHLEPTRAAVVATLEPVIAALLAWLMWDERFSLLGYVGSGLILAAVLVAMRPPRKPPLSRS from the coding sequence ATGGCGCTTTCGGGCTATCTTCGCATACTCGCCGCCGCGTCCCTGTGGGGACTCATCGGTCCCGTGGCCAGGATCGCGCTGGCCGAAGGCATGCCGCCGCTGGAAGTGGCGTTCTGGCGTACCGCCTCGGGCTGGCTGTTCTTCGCGATCCAGGCCGTGCTGGCGGGCCAGACGCGCATTGCCGGATGCGACCTGCCATTCGTCCTGGCCTTCGGCGTCATGGGCATCGCCGGGTTGTTCGGCACCTACGCCGTGGCCGTGAACGAAGGCGGTGCGGCCCTGGCCTCGGTGCTTCTGTACACCGCGCCCGCCTGGGTGGCGCTCATGTCGCGGATGATCTTCGGCGAGATCATGACCACCGCCAAACTTGCGGCATTGTTCATGACCATGGCCGGAGTGAGCGCCGTCTGCCTCGGCCCCTCCATGGATCAAGCCGCCATCGGCCCGCTGGCCGTGGTCTTCGGCCTCGCCTCGGGCTTTTGCTACGCGCTCTACTACATTTTCGGCAAACACTTCCTGGGACGCTACACGACTCCGGCGCTCTTTTTGTACGCCATGCCCGTGGGCGCGTTGGTGCTGCTTCCGGCCGTGACCTTCACCGCCTGGCCCCTGACCGTCTGGCTGGCCGTGCTCACGCTCGGCCTGTGCTCGACCTGGCTGGCTTATTCGGTGTACTATTCGGGCCTGAGGCATCTCGAACCCACCAGGGCGGCCGTCGTGGCGACCCTGGAGCCGGTGATCGCGGCCCTTTTGGCCTGGCTCATGTGGGACGAACGGTTCAGCCTCCTTGGATACGTGGGCAGCGGCCTGATCCTGGCCGCAGTGCTGGTGGCCATGCGGCCGCCACGAAAGCCGCCGCTTTCCCGATCCTGA
- a CDS encoding diguanylate cyclase domain-containing protein, whose amino-acid sequence MTNSPARDAGLRALFVYTDEKLIDRLVGQLSAHGQQGVLTAANGISEGLRVLGAERYDVVLFEAHTAVDLAKGLSRLRDLFPHVPVVVLSSSQDMALCERALHDGAQDFLVTERSTSFELARAIHYAVERHRVHAAQDRRIKELAADVSRFRLLIENSGDGLLVVTEEGTVLFANPAALHALGRPEAEIVGQPFGFPVIQGGPVVMDVLRKDRETSVAEMSAVEIFWEGETAYLVSLRDITARAEREREQRRQVDAERLVSSMSTLFANLDPKSVDHGIEECLRMLGEFVNADRVSVFLFSRDGHMAHPRHEWGVPGLNSEPGESRDLPMDSLSWLLERLSIFNTALISDVNALPRDAIGERELLGIRATRSLVAVAMRRNGERLGFACLESVRAERMWSEEEIGLLKVAVDLIAAALHRKRSAIEGLALRALLDALMTSDARGAFVEDRKGVIVQANARLADFAPMLPALNVLCGMSVYDVHQRISHEARDPGDAGDRLKKMAQLESMSGERLALASGAVLEFETHPLRVRDKFAGRLWRVWDVTREYAEQRALEGHVRRDGLTGLSTRQRFIEDAGLLLDDRSARDGAALLLIDFDALGSVNATFGMVVGDEVLRQAARRISECCRSSDIVGRFGGDEFGVLLSVCPDLAEAESTARRLLGALQAPYQIGAATVRVGASLGGVHAPAMTGDAVKMFLHAQEALSQAKEQGGGQFIFAGQSSCTVRPSAVGNKPAA is encoded by the coding sequence ATGACGAATTCTCCTGCCAGGGACGCGGGATTGAGGGCGCTATTCGTCTATACTGACGAAAAATTGATCGACAGGCTGGTCGGGCAGCTTTCCGCACATGGGCAGCAAGGTGTCCTCACGGCCGCGAACGGAATTTCGGAAGGATTGCGAGTGCTCGGAGCCGAACGATACGACGTCGTTCTCTTCGAAGCCCATACTGCTGTGGATCTGGCAAAGGGCCTTTCCCGGCTGCGAGATCTTTTTCCGCATGTGCCAGTTGTGGTCCTTTCCTCCTCCCAGGACATGGCGCTGTGCGAGCGCGCCCTTCATGACGGAGCTCAGGATTTTCTCGTCACCGAACGATCGACGTCATTCGAACTGGCCCGAGCCATCCACTACGCTGTGGAGCGTCATCGCGTGCACGCCGCCCAGGACCGGCGCATCAAGGAGTTGGCCGCCGATGTGAGCCGTTTCCGTCTCTTGATTGAAAATTCCGGCGACGGCCTGCTCGTCGTCACCGAGGAGGGGACTGTTCTTTTCGCTAACCCCGCGGCCCTTCATGCCTTGGGAAGGCCAGAAGCGGAAATCGTCGGTCAGCCTTTCGGCTTTCCGGTCATTCAGGGCGGTCCCGTGGTCATGGATGTGCTTCGCAAGGATCGCGAAACGTCCGTGGCGGAAATGAGCGCCGTGGAGATTTTCTGGGAAGGCGAGACGGCCTATCTTGTCTCGCTACGGGACATCACTGCCCGGGCCGAGCGGGAGAGGGAGCAACGCCGCCAAGTGGACGCGGAACGCCTGGTCAGTTCCATGTCCACCTTGTTTGCGAACCTCGACCCCAAAAGCGTGGATCACGGCATCGAGGAATGTCTGCGCATGCTTGGGGAGTTCGTGAACGCGGATCGCGTTTCGGTGTTTCTTTTCAGTCGCGACGGCCATATGGCGCATCCACGACATGAATGGGGTGTGCCCGGTTTGAATTCGGAGCCCGGCGAGAGTCGCGATTTACCCATGGACAGCCTGTCCTGGCTCTTGGAAAGGCTTTCCATATTCAACACCGCTCTCATTTCCGACGTGAACGCGTTGCCGCGCGACGCGATTGGAGAACGAGAACTGCTGGGCATTCGTGCGACGCGAAGCCTCGTGGCCGTGGCCATGCGACGCAACGGTGAACGTCTCGGTTTCGCGTGTCTTGAAAGTGTCCGCGCGGAGCGCATGTGGTCGGAGGAGGAGATCGGTCTGCTCAAAGTCGCGGTCGATCTCATCGCCGCCGCGCTTCACCGAAAGCGCTCGGCGATCGAAGGCCTTGCCTTGCGCGCCCTGCTCGATGCGCTTATGACCAGCGACGCACGCGGCGCCTTTGTCGAAGACAGAAAGGGGGTCATCGTTCAGGCCAATGCCAGATTGGCCGATTTTGCCCCCATGCTTCCCGCTCTCAACGTACTCTGCGGTATGTCGGTGTACGACGTGCACCAGCGGATTTCCCACGAGGCTCGCGATCCAGGCGATGCCGGAGACCGCCTCAAGAAGATGGCACAATTGGAGAGCATGTCCGGTGAACGGTTGGCGCTCGCCTCCGGGGCTGTCCTTGAATTCGAAACGCATCCGCTTCGGGTTCGCGATAAGTTCGCGGGCAGGCTTTGGAGAGTTTGGGACGTCACGAGGGAGTACGCCGAGCAACGCGCGCTGGAGGGCCACGTGAGGCGTGACGGACTGACCGGACTGTCCACCAGGCAGCGGTTCATCGAAGATGCCGGCCTGTTGCTCGACGACCGCTCGGCGCGTGACGGCGCGGCTTTGTTACTCATCGATTTCGATGCTTTGGGATCCGTCAATGCCACCTTCGGGATGGTGGTGGGCGATGAGGTGTTGCGCCAAGCCGCCCGGCGCATCTCCGAGTGCTGTCGTTCCAGCGACATCGTAGGCCGTTTCGGCGGCGACGAGTTCGGCGTTCTTCTTTCCGTTTGTCCGGACTTGGCCGAAGCGGAATCGACGGCTCGCCGTCTATTAGGAGCATTGCAGGCTCCCTATCAGATAGGCGCGGCGACCGTACGCGTGGGAGCGAGCCTTGGAGGCGTCCATGCGCCCGCCATGACGGGCGATGCCGTCAAGATGTTTCTGCATGCCCAGGAAGCGCTTTCCCAAGCCAAGGAGCAAGGAGGAGGACAGTTCATTTTCGCGGGTCAAAGCTCCTGCACCGTCCGCCCCTCGGCGGTCGGAAACAAGCCCGCCGCGTAG
- a CDS encoding AsmA family protein, producing MKRPVKIGLIIAGILAALIITAMIVVPIVVDPNTYKPQIVKAVEDATGRSFSIGGDISVSVFPWIGAKIEGPVVLGNAKGFGDDPMLTLDEAQVKVKLLPLLSKRVEVGTVVLRKPIINLGVLPDGTTNWDDLIARQESASGQESAPAPAGEPSGAGPGMDVVIAGVVISDGVITWDDQQNKQWARISALNLDVEGIEPGKPSDIDVACTLESRNPDAKGAVKLKTRATVKLEEKQATADGLSLLVSIDQFAHEDGMVKGTLDMAASLFADWGTGDARLRNLKLKLDGQSTSIPGGTVNLSLDTTATANWLKKSFAADAIALDAKASNLRLKDAAEQPMSGALSLKGKALSGDYEAFKFAADSLDMKAEAANVRLGEASADPLSGKANVTSGRLNIDVKQGDVEARELKIAAEGQGAAVPGGKADVLMTGDLALNWVKETFALKGFKLSGLGLDVTSPSLEATGFLSKPMAKGSIKVAEFSPRRLMATLGMEPIATTDPKALEKFALDARFDATAQATRVESLTVLLDETTLSGTASISDMTKPVMTFDFKADAINVDRYMPPKTDKKAEPAPAPRPGEPGAPQEGELPVEQLKQMDIDGKVAIDRITMYKIPLRNVTMQLLAKNGVVKVDPIGLEIFGGKLTLNAMTDVSRPTPLSNLGLKVVALDLDQALMTLTGKSTAGAKLGLDVNLAGNGAQYRRIMETLSGKLSLLVQDGVYRGVVLEPDRFDPEKGYVPKPGDESRNTELRDFNLNFDVANGMARLPKTDIKTSGPADIAIRGQSYIPDQALDFLLDANVGPFSVPVALKGTYDNVQAGVDSAELAKRILRAPLSAVEGVVGGVGGVIGGAIGTITGGNQTKEEQPKSDAPAGQEKQDDPVRGFFRGLGLEPKPSN from the coding sequence ATGAAACGGCCCGTGAAGATCGGCCTGATAATCGCAGGCATCCTGGCGGCACTGATAATCACGGCGATGATCGTCGTGCCCATCGTCGTCGACCCGAACACCTACAAGCCGCAGATCGTCAAGGCCGTGGAAGATGCCACCGGCCGGTCGTTCAGCATTGGAGGCGACATTTCCGTCTCCGTCTTCCCCTGGATCGGGGCCAAGATCGAGGGGCCGGTGGTCCTTGGCAACGCCAAAGGCTTCGGCGACGACCCCATGCTGACCTTGGACGAAGCCCAGGTCAAGGTCAAACTCCTGCCGCTACTCTCGAAACGCGTCGAGGTAGGAACAGTCGTCCTGCGCAAGCCGATCATCAATCTCGGCGTGCTGCCGGACGGCACCACCAACTGGGACGATCTCATCGCCAGGCAGGAGTCCGCTTCCGGGCAGGAGTCCGCTCCGGCCCCTGCCGGGGAGCCCTCAGGCGCGGGCCCAGGCATGGACGTTGTGATAGCGGGAGTCGTCATCTCCGACGGCGTCATCACCTGGGACGATCAACAGAACAAGCAATGGGCCAGAATCAGCGCCCTCAATCTCGACGTCGAGGGCATCGAACCCGGCAAACCGTCTGACATCGACGTGGCCTGCACCCTGGAATCTCGCAATCCCGACGCCAAGGGTGCGGTCAAGCTGAAAACCCGGGCCACGGTGAAGCTCGAAGAAAAGCAGGCCACCGCGGACGGCCTTTCGCTTCTCGTGAGTATCGACCAATTCGCTCACGAGGACGGCATGGTCAAGGGCACCCTCGACATGGCCGCATCGCTCTTTGCGGACTGGGGCACTGGTGACGCGCGCCTGCGTAACCTGAAATTGAAACTCGACGGCCAGAGCACGAGCATTCCAGGCGGAACGGTCAATCTTTCCTTGGACACCACCGCCACAGCCAACTGGCTCAAAAAATCCTTCGCCGCCGACGCCATCGCCCTCGACGCCAAGGCTTCGAACCTGCGCCTGAAAGACGCGGCCGAACAACCCATGAGCGGAGCGCTGTCGCTGAAGGGCAAGGCCCTTTCCGGTGACTACGAAGCCTTCAAGTTCGCCGCCGACTCCCTGGATATGAAGGCCGAAGCCGCGAACGTGCGCCTCGGAGAGGCTTCTGCCGACCCGCTTTCGGGCAAGGCGAACGTCACGAGCGGCAGGCTGAATATCGACGTCAAGCAGGGGGACGTTGAGGCCCGCGAACTCAAAATCGCAGCCGAAGGACAGGGCGCGGCCGTGCCCGGAGGCAAGGCCGACGTCTTAATGACCGGCGATCTGGCCTTGAACTGGGTCAAGGAGACCTTCGCGCTCAAAGGCTTCAAGCTCTCGGGGCTGGGATTGGACGTGACCTCTCCGTCGCTTGAGGCGACCGGCTTCCTTTCCAAACCCATGGCCAAGGGAAGCATCAAGGTCGCCGAGTTCTCGCCTCGACGGCTCATGGCCACGCTGGGCATGGAGCCCATTGCCACCACCGATCCAAAGGCCCTGGAGAAATTCGCCCTGGACGCCCGTTTCGACGCGACGGCTCAGGCAACGCGTGTCGAGAGCCTGACCGTTCTTCTGGACGAAACGACGCTCTCCGGCACCGCCAGCATCAGCGACATGACCAAGCCAGTGATGACGTTCGACTTCAAGGCGGACGCCATCAACGTGGACCGATACATGCCGCCCAAGACCGACAAGAAGGCCGAACCCGCCCCTGCTCCGCGTCCCGGAGAGCCTGGCGCGCCACAGGAAGGAGAATTGCCCGTCGAGCAGCTCAAGCAAATGGACATCGACGGCAAGGTGGCCATCGACCGCATCACCATGTACAAAATCCCGCTCAGAAACGTCACCATGCAGCTTCTGGCCAAGAACGGCGTGGTCAAGGTGGACCCGATCGGTCTGGAGATATTCGGGGGCAAGCTCACCCTGAACGCCATGACCGACGTTTCCCGCCCCACTCCGTTGTCGAACCTGGGACTCAAGGTCGTGGCGCTCGATCTTGATCAGGCGCTGATGACATTGACCGGTAAATCCACGGCCGGGGCCAAACTCGGATTGGATGTGAATCTTGCCGGAAACGGGGCGCAGTACCGTCGAATCATGGAAACCTTGAGCGGCAAGCTCTCACTCCTCGTTCAGGATGGCGTGTATCGAGGTGTGGTTCTGGAACCCGATCGCTTCGATCCCGAAAAAGGCTACGTGCCCAAACCCGGCGACGAAAGCCGCAACACGGAACTGCGCGACTTCAACCTGAACTTCGACGTGGCCAACGGCATGGCCAGGTTGCCCAAGACCGATATCAAGACCAGCGGTCCTGCGGATATCGCCATTCGTGGACAATCCTACATTCCAGATCAGGCCCTGGACTTTCTGCTCGACGCCAACGTCGGTCCGTTCTCGGTGCCCGTTGCGCTCAAAGGAACCTACGACAACGTCCAGGCCGGCGTGGACAGCGCGGAACTCGCCAAACGTATCCTGCGCGCGCCCCTCAGCGCCGTCGAAGGCGTGGTCGGAGGCGTTGGCGGCGTCATCGGCGGTGCGATCGGCACCATCACCGGCGGCAACCAAACCAAGGAAGAGCAACCCAAGTCGGATGCTCCCGCAGGGCAGGAAAAGCAGGACGACCCGGTACGCGGTTTCTTCAGAGGCCTTGGCCTGGAACCGAAACCTTCGAACTAA
- the kaiB gene encoding circadian clock protein KaiB encodes MGYVLKLYITGKTPRSERTLANLHKICEEELDCSYSIEVIDILENPQLAENERILATPTLIKELPPPIRRIIGDLSDREKVLLGLDILPRNRGSS; translated from the coding sequence ATGGGCTACGTGCTGAAACTCTACATTACCGGCAAGACACCGCGCTCGGAGCGCACGCTCGCCAATCTGCACAAGATATGCGAGGAGGAATTGGACTGCTCCTATTCCATAGAAGTCATCGACATCCTTGAGAATCCGCAGCTTGCGGAGAACGAGCGCATCCTTGCGACCCCCACGCTGATCAAGGAGTTGCCTCCTCCGATTAGGCGCATCATCGGCGACCTTTCCGACCGGGAGAAGGTGCTTCTGGGGTTGGATATCCTTCCGCGAAACAGGGGAAGTAGCTGA